One window of Pirellulales bacterium genomic DNA carries:
- a CDS encoding RHS repeat-associated core domain-containing protein, with translation MKWIETNKYDMFNNLVGQQVVSFTAGVANSSQHFIYDNGQIVLDLADDGAVQDRYLWAPAVDLLLAQEDASNNVLWALDDNLNSIRDWIDNSGAVVAHNAFDAFGDLEASLSSGTVNAVFGFTGVFRDSLTGFQYNQYGDSRGRWYDPETGRFLSQDPTGFAAGDANLYRYVDNSPTNFVDPTGQTVWSAPQSYRFDQVNARIQELQQQGTPITFSIDENTKITLQIPSNSVASELAELQAERADLQAAIQQAAQGLKNGAFGLACPISPLTAFGHGARHLAGTGLSQSAVEGAINAQIKAAAAAGSKFNGGFWGRAVVDGSTIEYRAFTLPNGTINIGTYYIP, from the coding sequence GTGAAGTGGATCGAAACCAACAAGTACGACATGTTCAACAATCTGGTTGGACAACAGGTTGTCTCGTTCACCGCCGGCGTGGCCAATTCGTCGCAGCACTTCATTTACGATAATGGGCAGATAGTCTTGGATCTGGCCGATGACGGTGCTGTGCAGGATCGTTATTTATGGGCTCCGGCAGTCGATTTATTGTTGGCGCAAGAGGATGCCAGCAACAATGTTCTCTGGGCGTTGGATGACAACCTGAACAGCATCCGTGACTGGATAGACAATTCAGGCGCAGTCGTCGCGCACAATGCTTTTGATGCCTTCGGCGATTTGGAAGCGAGTCTCAGTTCTGGGACCGTCAACGCCGTTTTTGGCTTCACGGGCGTATTTCGCGATTCGCTGACAGGGTTCCAGTACAATCAATACGGCGACAGTCGCGGCCGTTGGTACGATCCCGAAACCGGCAGGTTCTTGAGCCAGGACCCGACAGGTTTCGCTGCCGGCGACGCGAACTTGTATCGTTATGTTGACAATAGTCCAACGAACTTCGTCGATCCGACGGGGCAGACAGTCTGGTCGGCACCGCAAAGCTATAGATTCGATCAGGTCAACGCTCGCATCCAAGAGCTTCAGCAGCAGGGAACGCCTATAACCTTCAGCATTGACGAGAATACGAAGATTACATTGCAAATTCCGTCCAATTCGGTAGCGTCGGAGTTGGCGGAGTTACAAGCGGAGCGAGCCGACCTCCAAGCGGCGATTCAACAGGCTGCTCAAGGCCTGAAAAATGGTGCATTTGGACTTGCATGCCCAATATCGCCGTTGACGGCCTTTGGGCACGGGGCGCGACATCTAGCTGGCACGGGCTTATCGCAGAGCGCCGTTGAGGGCGCTATTAACGCGCAAATAAAAGCTGCGGCGGCGGCCGGATCGAAGTTCAACGGCGGGTTCTGGGGACGCGCCGTCGTTGATGGCAGTACGATTGAATACCGCGCTTTTACGCTCCCCAACGGGACAATCAATATCGGCACCTACTATATTCCGTAG
- a CDS encoding RHS repeat-associated core domain-containing protein produces MTQRTVLDASGNPTGETLLLTWDNRNRLASVTDYTSSAKTTENWEIHYTYDMFNNMVGRQVISHETGVASCSSHYIYDNGQIVLSLADNGAVQDRYLWAPAVDLLLAQEDASNNVDWALDDDLNSVRDWISNTGTVVQHKSYDAFGNAISNTGTLDADFGWTGRFDDPLTKLQYNTNRWYDPGIGRFISQDPIGFQGDPSNLYRYTGNRPTNATDPTGLVPPVVTNILLASDRTAPANNQGGGLLGRLNDIEAEQEKYAYFDAFHLGAYFANLRQASSGINVIQNAWSILTGGNAAQYNFTFDLLALSGSVNSIPEGTFMHELTHVLDDKEDWFLDETYSHRGQSVWRQAEGLGYAAEQIFNNIYQLQKFENDLKNRRFQSNAALNEAWQSAWSLLGSYPNTDVYVNKVNLGPVTDEDIERFSSYTGVTVSQEAVFKIYSDMVQKYYPCFELESAQTKPALR; encoded by the coding sequence ATGACGCAGCGCACCGTGCTGGACGCGAGCGGCAATCCTACGGGCGAGACACTGTTATTGACGTGGGATAATCGCAATCGGTTGGCGAGCGTCACTGACTATACGAGCAGTGCGAAGACGACCGAGAACTGGGAGATCCACTATACGTACGACATGTTCAACAACATGGTCGGACGCCAGGTAATCTCGCATGAGACCGGCGTTGCCAGTTGTTCATCGCACTACATCTACGACAATGGCCAGATCGTCTTGAGCCTGGCCGACAATGGTGCCGTGCAGGACCGGTACTTATGGGCACCAGCGGTCGATTTGTTGCTCGCTCAGGAAGATGCCAGCAATAACGTCGATTGGGCTCTGGACGACGACTTGAACAGCGTCCGCGATTGGATTAGCAACACAGGGACGGTCGTTCAGCACAAGTCGTACGATGCATTCGGCAATGCGATCTCAAATACAGGCACGCTCGACGCTGATTTTGGCTGGACGGGGCGCTTCGATGATCCTCTGACGAAGCTGCAATACAACACGAATCGGTGGTATGATCCAGGGATCGGACGATTCATAAGCCAGGACCCTATTGGCTTCCAGGGCGATCCGTCGAATTTGTATCGGTATACTGGGAACAGGCCGACGAATGCAACTGATCCGACGGGGCTTGTTCCGCCTGTTGTTACGAACATCCTACTTGCTTCTGACAGGACCGCCCCCGCCAATAATCAAGGTGGGGGATTGCTTGGCAGACTGAATGATATTGAGGCAGAGCAAGAGAAATACGCATATTTCGATGCTTTTCATCTCGGAGCATACTTCGCCAACCTGCGACAGGCTTCATCGGGGATTAATGTTATCCAGAACGCTTGGTCAATACTGACAGGCGGCAACGCAGCTCAATACAACTTCACGTTTGACCTTCTAGCCCTATCCGGATCGGTCAACTCAATTCCGGAAGGCACGTTCATGCACGAACTGACTCATGTACTCGACGATAAAGAAGATTGGTTTCTTGATGAAACATATTCTCATAGAGGCCAGTCGGTATGGCGGCAGGCTGAAGGGCTCGGATACGCTGCGGAGCAGATATTCAACAATATTTACCAGCTACAGAAATTTGAAAACGACTTGAAGAATCGCCGTTTTCAGTCGAACGCTGCCTTGAATGAGGCATGGCAATCCGCATGGAGCCTTCTTGGAAGCTATCCGAATACCGACGTATACGTAAATAAAGTGAACCTTGGACCTGTCACAGATGAGGACATCGAACGCTTTTCTAGCTATACGGGAGTGACCGTGTCGCAGGAAGCCGTATTCAAGATTTACAGTGACATGGTACAGAAATACTACCCATGCTTTGAGCTAGAGAGTGCGCAAACCAAGCCGGCTCTTAGATAA